The following proteins are encoded in a genomic region of Bacillus sp. FJAT-22090:
- a CDS encoding nuclease-related domain-containing protein translates to MIIKKRSIEYKYMGLEMLYHRLPKEHAMKSLISSRMLSSKAGIIGETIVEEIFDRYQFPYDCRILHDVSLTSNGRFQMDTIFISPYGVVILECKNIVGELFFQNKPACLSRRLENGQEDTFESPEVQVSRNIYLLREWLKDRGMNLPVSGVIVFSTTKSKIIKSPKHIDVIYASSIPVYLRQLQTQKEYLSADQMNHLVKNILESHQFYLPYPMCRNWRIDPSELITGVQCGKCESFGMERIKRTWLCTNCNFKDAHAHIKAIIEWFVLIGEKISNKECCKFLHIHQHQTTTRIIQSMGLIRMGEGKATKYKMNEKMLYGQKTIYVDRKNFIRTHLILYGQKYHYTDTNKKCPSKEGLTILNFTH, encoded by the coding sequence TTGATTATAAAAAAACGTTCAATTGAATACAAATATATGGGCTTGGAAATGCTATATCACCGCTTACCAAAAGAGCATGCGATGAAATCATTGATAAGTTCTAGAATGCTATCCTCAAAAGCTGGAATTATTGGAGAAACAATTGTAGAAGAAATATTTGATAGATACCAATTTCCTTATGATTGCCGTATTTTACATGATGTGAGCCTAACTTCAAATGGTAGATTCCAAATGGATACTATTTTTATTTCTCCTTATGGAGTAGTAATTTTAGAGTGTAAAAATATTGTTGGAGAGTTGTTTTTTCAAAATAAACCCGCTTGTTTATCTAGAAGGTTGGAGAATGGGCAAGAGGATACTTTTGAAAGTCCTGAAGTGCAGGTAAGTCGAAATATATACTTATTAAGAGAATGGTTGAAAGACAGGGGAATGAATTTACCAGTAAGTGGAGTTATTGTATTTAGTACAACTAAATCGAAAATCATTAAATCTCCGAAGCATATTGATGTAATTTATGCTTCTAGTATTCCTGTTTATCTCCGACAGTTACAAACGCAAAAGGAATATTTGTCTGCTGATCAGATGAACCATTTAGTTAAAAATATTTTGGAGTCTCATCAGTTTTATCTTCCTTACCCAATGTGCAGAAATTGGCGGATTGATCCTAGTGAATTGATTACTGGGGTTCAGTGTGGGAAATGTGAAAGTTTTGGTATGGAGAGAATTAAAAGAACTTGGTTATGCACAAATTGCAATTTTAAAGATGCCCATGCACATATAAAGGCGATAATTGAGTGGTTTGTGCTGATTGGTGAAAAAATATCAAATAAAGAATGCTGTAAATTTTTGCATATTCATCAACATCAGACAACGACTAGAATTATTCAAAGTATGGGACTAATAAGAATGGGAGAAGGAAAAGCGACTAAATATAAAATGAATGAAAAAATGCTATATGGTCAGAAAACTATTTATGTGGATAGAAAAAATTTTATCCGGACACATTTAATTCTATACGGTCAGAAATATCATTATACGGACACAAACAAGAAATGCCCCTCCAAGGAGGGGCTTACCATTTTAAATTTCACTCATTAG
- a CDS encoding VOC family protein: MKLGQIAVNVENVERAVAFYKNVIGLPLLFETNGLAFFECEGTRLLLSRPETEEFNHPSSVLYFQVKDLNGEVTRMKEAGATFIDEPHMVAKMGEVETWMAFFKDTEGNTHALMSEI; the protein is encoded by the coding sequence ATGAAACTCGGACAAATTGCCGTAAATGTAGAAAATGTAGAACGTGCAGTTGCGTTTTATAAGAATGTAATTGGACTACCATTATTATTTGAAACGAATGGATTAGCATTTTTTGAGTGTGAAGGAACGAGACTGCTATTAAGCCGCCCCGAAACAGAAGAGTTCAATCACCCAAGCTCCGTATTATACTTTCAGGTAAAAGATTTAAATGGAGAAGTAACACGCATGAAAGAAGCAGGAGCCACTTTTATTGATGAACCCCATATGGTTGCTAAAATGGGAGAAGTAGAAACATGGATGGCCTTTTTTAAAGATACTGAAGGCAATACCCACGCACTAATGAGTGAAATTTAA
- a CDS encoding helix-turn-helix transcriptional regulator: MQKTISWLETRLEEPVNNEEIVQLTGYSFFHFHRLFQGKVGMTLSEYVRHRRLTNAANKLIYTDTRILDIVFTYQFESQESFTRAFRKEYGLPPGKYRVLMRTLLEEKDQKEEEMMEGWFLSGAHNNKYEMSRDFENVHKGSASGYLRSVAPAVQGEFGTVMQQFLANEWYGKRMKLSSFIQTKEVEGFVGLWMRVDGKDGDTLQFDNMQNRPITGTSAWNHYSVVLDVPHNAHSIYFGVMLQGVGEVWMDEFAFMQVDDKTPSTNMMVPEEMPSEPVNLNFEKEFEN; the protein is encoded by the coding sequence ATGCAAAAGACAATTAGTTGGTTAGAAACAAGATTGGAGGAACCAGTCAATAATGAAGAGATTGTTCAGTTAACGGGCTATTCGTTCTTTCACTTTCATCGTTTATTTCAAGGTAAAGTAGGCATGACGCTAAGTGAATATGTACGTCATAGAAGGCTGACGAACGCTGCAAATAAGCTAATATACACAGATACTCGAATACTAGATATTGTGTTTACTTACCAGTTTGAATCACAGGAGTCATTTACACGAGCCTTTCGAAAAGAATATGGCTTACCCCCGGGAAAGTATCGAGTGCTCATGCGAACTTTATTAGAAGAAAAAGATCAAAAGGAGGAAGAGATGATGGAAGGTTGGTTTTTAAGTGGTGCTCATAATAATAAGTATGAGATGAGTAGGGATTTTGAGAATGTCCATAAGGGAAGTGCTTCGGGATATTTAAGATCTGTAGCACCAGCCGTTCAAGGGGAATTTGGTACTGTGATGCAGCAGTTTCTTGCAAACGAATGGTACGGGAAGCGGATGAAGTTATCTAGTTTTATTCAAACGAAAGAAGTGGAAGGTTTTGTTGGATTGTGGATGCGTGTAGACGGTAAAGATGGAGACACTTTGCAATTTGATAATATGCAAAATCGTCCTATTACTGGGACATCTGCATGGAATCATTACTCTGTCGTATTAGATGTGCCACATAATGCACATTCGATTTATTTTGGGGTTATGCTTCAGGGTGTAGGAGAAGTGTGGATGGATGAATTTGCTTTTATGCAAGTGGATGATAAAACTCCTTCTACTAACATGATGGTACCAGAAGAAATGCCTAGTGAACCAGTGAACTTGAACTTTGAAAAGGAATTTGAAAATTAA
- a CDS encoding GntR family transcriptional regulator, translating to MNLDADSSKPIYIQIAEWIENEIIADRFQSDEKVHSQYQLADLFNINPATAAKGLTILVEDEILYKKRGIGMFVVTEAKETILNKRRGETLTRMAMELVLEARRLSVSEEELIQLIKRCEEEQK from the coding sequence GTGAATCTTGACGCAGATAGTTCGAAGCCCATTTATATTCAAATAGCGGAATGGATTGAGAATGAAATAATCGCTGATCGATTCCAAAGCGATGAAAAAGTACATTCTCAATATCAATTAGCGGATCTTTTTAATATTAATCCTGCAACTGCAGCAAAAGGTTTAACAATTCTCGTGGAAGATGAGATTTTATATAAAAAAAGAGGTATTGGCATGTTCGTAGTTACCGAGGCAAAAGAAACAATTCTAAATAAGAGACGGGGGGAAACGCTGACACGGATGGCGATGGAACTTGTTTTAGAAGCTAGGAGACTTTCAGTGTCAGAAGAAGAACTCATCCAATTAATAAAAAGATGTGAGGAGGAGCAAAAATGA
- a CDS encoding ATP-binding cassette domain-containing protein, with protein MKVIECQHIKKSYSKIHALEDISFHLEDHKITGLIGRNGAGKTTLLKILAGFIKEDAGQVRVFSNKPFNNLCVSANSILIDDQMSFPDSFTLADILKTAPSFYSKWDAELAERLFNYFNMNPKQQHSKLSTGTRGTFNIIFGLATRCELTMFDEPTNGMDEAVRTDFYRALLKEYIAHPRTILISSHHLAEIEHLLEDILLIHKGKVVFHKSLDEVKEYAIGIQGPTKVVKKWTSQKEILHSKHLNDQLLYTVVKKDGPMHIEGVSTKPISASDVCMYVTSDSKGGIDDVFN; from the coding sequence ATGAAGGTTATAGAATGCCAACATATAAAAAAGAGTTACAGTAAGATACATGCGCTTGAAGATATATCATTTCACCTAGAAGACCATAAAATTACTGGATTAATTGGTCGTAATGGTGCTGGTAAAACAACATTACTTAAAATACTAGCAGGATTTATAAAAGAAGACGCTGGGCAGGTAAGAGTATTTTCTAATAAACCTTTCAATAATTTATGTGTGTCCGCGAACAGTATCTTAATAGACGATCAAATGAGCTTTCCCGATTCATTTACGTTGGCAGATATTTTGAAAACTGCCCCAAGTTTCTACTCCAAATGGGATGCAGAACTAGCAGAACGATTATTTAACTATTTCAATATGAATCCCAAACAGCAGCATTCAAAATTATCCACAGGAACTCGAGGAACATTTAATATAATTTTTGGGTTAGCGACACGTTGTGAATTAACGATGTTTGATGAGCCGACGAATGGAATGGATGAAGCTGTACGAACTGATTTTTATAGAGCTTTGCTGAAAGAATACATAGCACATCCTCGCACAATCTTAATTTCTAGTCATCACCTAGCGGAGATAGAACATTTACTAGAAGATATTCTTTTGATTCATAAAGGCAAGGTAGTTTTTCATAAGTCCCTCGATGAAGTGAAGGAGTATGCAATTGGAATTCAAGGTCCTACGAAAGTAGTGAAAAAATGGACATCTCAAAAAGAGATTCTACATTCGAAACATCTTAATGATCAGCTTCTATATACTGTGGTGAAGAAGGATGGACCTATGCATATAGAAGGAGTTAGTACAAAACCTATTTCCGCAAGTGATGTTTGTATGTATGTAACTAGTGATTCGAAAGGAGGGATTGATGATGTTTTTAACTAA